The Naumovozyma castellii chromosome 2, complete genome sequence TTTATATAAGGGAAAGAACGACTCTTTAACGATATAGATAAGTAACACCGCCCTCCTTAACAGTAGACAACCATGAAGTTCTATATCGATGATCTACCAGTGCTGTTCCCATATCCTAAGATATATCCTGAACAGTATCATTATATGTGTGATTTAAAGAAGACGTTAGATGCTGGTGGTAATAGTATTCTAGAAATGCCCTCCGGAACAGGGAAAACCGTCTCTTTGTTGTCCCTGACCATCGCTTACCAGATGCATTATCCAGAACatagaaaaattatttattgttcACGTACCATGtcagaaattgaaaaggctCTAGTGGAATTAGAAAATCTGATGGATTACAGAGCTCGTGAATTAGGCCATCGTGAAAACTTTCGTGGTCTTGGTCTAACGTCAAGAAAGAACTTATGTTTACATCCAGTGGTTAgtaaagaaagaaagggGACCGTGGTGGATGAAAAATGTCGAAGGATGACAAATGGTGTTGCTAAACGGAAATTAGAACAAGACCCAAATGCTGATGCTGAGCTATGTGAATATCATGAGAACCTGTACAAGATGGAAGTGGGAGACTATCTTCCAAATGGTGTATTTTCGTTCgaaaaattgattaaatACTGTGAAGAAAGAACTATATGCCcatattttgttgttcGTAGAATGATTTCCATGTGCAATATCATGATTTATTCAtaccattatttattagatCCAAAGATTGCAGAGAGAGTTTCCAACGAAGTTTCTAAAGATAGTATTGTGATCTTTGACGAAGCACATAATATCGATAACGTTTGTATAGAATCATTGTCACTAGATTTAACAAATGATGTTCTTAGGAGAGCTACGAAAGGTGCAAATGCACTTGAGGAAAGAATTGATGACGTTCGTAAAGTGGATGCTCAAAAACTACAAGACGAATATGATAAGTTAGTGGAAGGTCTACATACGGCAGATATTCTCCCTGTTCAAGAGGAACCTTTTGTAGAAACTCCAGTTTTGTCTAAGGATTTATTGAAGGAAGCCATTCCTGGCAATATTAGAAGAGCAGAACATTTCGTctcatttttgaaaagactGATAGAGTATTTGAAGACAAGAATGAAGGTACTGCATGTCATTTCTGAAACTCCGAAGTCCTTCTTACAACATCTCAAACAACTAACTTTTATCGATAGGAAACCGTTACGGTTTTGTTCTGAACGTCTCTCTTTATTAGTTAGGACATTAGAAGTAACAGAGGTAGAAGATTTTACAgcattgaaagatattgCTACATTCGCAACTCTAATTTCGACATATGAGGATGGATTTTTACTCATTATCGAACCttatgaaattgaaaatgctGCTGTTCCAAATCCGATCATGAGGTTCACTTGTTTGGATGCATCTATCGCTATCAAGCCTGTGTTTGAGAGATTCTCTTCCGTAATAATTACGTCTGGTACCATCTCCCCACTAGACATGTATCCACGTAtgttgaattttgaaacagTTCTTCAGAAATCATATGCAATGACTTTAGCAAAGAAATCGTTTTTACCTATGATTGTAACAAAAGGTTCAGATCAAGTTGCAATTTCTTCTAGATTTGAAATCAGGAACGATCCAAGTATAGTTCGTAACTATGGGTCAATGCTGGTTGAATTTGCAAAGATTACGCCGGATGGTATGGttgttttctttccttcatATCTATATATGGAAAGTATTGTTTCCATGTGGCAAACAATGGGTATATTAGATGAAGTTTGGAAACATAAACTAATATTGGTGGAAACACCAGATGCACAAGAGACATCATTGGCCTTAGAAACATACAGAAAGGCATGCTCGAATGGTAGAGGAGCAATCTTGCTATCAGTTGCAAGAGGGAAGGTCTCAGAAGGTATCGATTTTGATCATCAGTATGGGAGAACTGTACTTATGATTGGTATCCCATTCCAATACACTGAATCACGTATCTTAAAGGCTCGTCTAGAATTCTTGAGAGAGAACTATCAGATTAGAGAAAACGACTTCTTATCTTTCGATGCAATGAGACATGCGGCTCAATGTCTGGGAAGAGTTTTAAGAGGGAAGGATGATTATGGGGTCATGGTCTTAGCTGATCGTAGATTTTCCAGAAAAAGAACGCAGTTGCCAAAATGGATAGCTCAGGGACTGTCAGATGCCGATTTGAATCTGTCAACAGATATGGCTATCTCAAACACAAAACAGTTTTTGAGGACAATGGCACAACCAGATGATCCAAAAGATCAAGAAGGTGTCTCTGTTTGGAGTTACGATGACCTAATGAAATACCAAACAGAAAGGAAAGAGAAGCAGGGTGCACATAATGGTGTGCTTGTCGATGGCGACCAAGATGGAGATATTGAAATGGCATAGTTaacattatatatatatatatacatatatcGTTTAATACCTActtattatcaatatttaaaaaatagTCTATCCCGATATCTAGTACatatatcaaatattcataatttatttaattatgATATGCAAGTTTTATTTGACCTCAATATCAAAAGAAACTTCTTTGTCGGCATCAAGATACGAATCACATACACACCAGATTGTCAAATTATGCTGACCTGGATTCTCGATCGAGAAATCTAGTTCGAATGTTTGGGTCTCTTTTGATAGCGATACTTTTCTTATTGCCAAAAGGTCTTTCGTTGAAATTTCCCCTAGAACCAACCACCAGTTTTCAAGCTTTTCAAATGGATATTCTTGAGATTCTACAGTTAACGACTCTGGCTCATCATCCCTTGTTAGTTGTACATTAACCTTCTTCATTTCTCCAGTGTGAATTGATTCAGAAGTATCgatttgataatttaatgCAATATTAGGGTAATTGTTAACAAAAGCGGCAACATCCAATAGTTTTTCATTTGCCATAGTCATTATTTCCTCACGTTCGTCATCCTCTAAGGCCATAATATCATAAActgtttcaattttctttttagcACATTTTTCTAGGATGTCTTCGTCGAAATGGGGAATTTGCCTCAAGGGATTATCGACATCCCAAACGGCTTGAATTAGCATTTGAGAAATATCCATTGCAGTCGTTGCATTAAGATAACCGTTCCCGGAAAGAATATCTATAATAGCATTGACCAGCCTAACTGCTTTACGTAAGACGGCTTGTAGGTCTggtttcaattcaatagGTATTGGCGTCCTTGAAAAATAGCACTGAAGAAGAGTAAAGACCTTGAACGAAGTACTATTATCCTGCTTAGCTCCATTAAACTTCAACGGCAATCTACTACTTAGTTTCATTAGTATATTGAAATCATTTCGTCTAATAGGTATGTTTTCAAACTCAGTTGCGTCTGCGAGCAGTTCCAGCATATCTTGTAGAGTAGAGCTGCTAGATAGTGACTCACTAAATAGATATAGCGTGTGGTAAGAAATATCGTTATGAGATGCAATTAGGCACCCATTTAATGGAGTTAAGACTTCATctttttcatttgtttcagtttcttcaatgaaagAACTCGTAACTAAGTCTTTGACAACATTTTCTACAATTTCGGTCAAATATGCAGAGATACCAACAGAAGAAAGATCTTTAACACCATAGTAACTGGGATTTGCGTGAATACGACGATAAAAATAACTGTACGTTATTAGATCAATACAGTCTTGTTTATTCCTCAACACTTTATTGCCTATTTCGTTTAGAAATAAGTCATGAAGATAAAAGTATTCAAAACTTTCTGTAGGCATTGATTCCGataaaaatttcttgtaataaatcttcttgTTATTGTCCGTCAATATTAAAACTTTGGCTGTTGTAGATTTGGATTTGGGTTTAATAGAACCAACCATTTCGAGAAGTTCTGAAACTGGATATTGGACGTATCTATGTGATCTACCATCAAAGATTTGAGTCCCCAAAATAGTGACCAAGTCTGACTTAGGACAACACGAATAACATTGTCTGGTTAccaataaaaatgaaagaacTCCATGAGCATAtaatgtttcaataattttcttatctttCACATTCATTTCTTCGTATATTACCCCAATACCATGaagtaataatgattttattctggtttctgaaattttttcGACGTATTTAGATAGCTCACCTTCACTCATGTTAAGCATGTCCCAATCATCGATATTGGacaaagaaattatttgttcTGTGGCCGACCTTAATACTTCCACTGATGAAATATAGATAATGGATGATGGATCGTTGAATCTTCTTTTGAAGGCGGTTTCATACGCTAATTTTAACATTGGCGTTGTAAATGAAGTTTTTTCTGCACCGTGGAACGATTGGAGATGAACTTCCAGTGGATAATTTCTTACTTCAGGtgagaaattaaaaatgttaATCTTATTCACCCCCAGCCATTCTGACATGTCTCTTGCGTTCGCAAGGGGTGCCGACAAGGCAATGATTCTCAGGCTCGTCTCTAATTGAGCGGACATAAACAGTAGCCTAGAAATAATTGCCTCATATACTGCACCCTCAGTTCCATGGCTAATTTCATGAAGATCATCGAATATAACTAATTCTATCcgatgaatatttttcctttgtctccattttcttgaaacTATGTTAAATTGTTCTGGTGTAGCTAACACCACATGACTTTGGGCAATGGCTCGTAGATTAATTGTTAAATCAAACCCTAACTTATTAATTACTTTTCCTTCACCCAATTCAGAGAATTTTTGGCTCCAATTTGTTGAGAGCTTGTTTATTTGGTCTTGTGAAGGACAAATATATAATGCTCTACCTTTATTTTGTCTCCAGTGGTTCAGCAATGCTACTTCAGCTAGTGTTGTTTTACCGGTACCCTTGACACTTGAAACCAACACATTATCATCAGTATTATAAATTTGGTCAAATACATTACTTTGGATTGCATTGAAGCTcgagaaagaaaataagcTACTAAAGGCATCATTTTCTAGGTGTGAGGTTGGAATAAGGGGCACATCCAGTAATTGTGTAGGAGCGGGAAACTTCTTTGGGAGGTGGATAGTCTCTAATATAACTGGGATCTGATTTCCGCAATGCATCCAATTCTCAGATATAACACTGATGTACAGATTTGGTGGTAACTTCTTCTGCTGAGCAGCTGTTAATTGAAGAGAGAAGTCTAGCATTATTTCTTCCCCTATTAATTCAGGCGTAATAACTACAGAATCAGAATACAACATCTCATTACCATCAAGATCCTCCAgcataataataaatgattcTCCTCTACCGTGTATTTTCCTGTCCCATATCCAATCTGGAAGAAGTTCCAAATCAAATCTTATCAGGCTAGGTGTAATCGGTTGAATTGAGCATctcaaatttatttgagGAAATCTTCTCAGAAGATCGTAAACCAGCTTACCATATTTCTCCGATCTTATTGACCTGCCTACTTCAGCTGGTGTTTTGAAAGCCAAATAATCATGCCATGGTAGAGTGGATGCTTCAGCTCTTTTTATGACTTCCATAGGGCAGCTAGAAAACTGTCTTAACGGTGAGCTTGTGTACCATATTCTTTTGTCCACTGATTTGCATAAGTTAAGAAGCATCTTGGTTGATCTTGACCAACCCCTCTTTAAGCATAGTTCGTACATGGCTCTCAGGAGTCTTCCTGCattttgttgaataaaAATCATATCCGAATTTAATGCAAATCCTTCAAATTTTAGTTTAGAAATGTACGATTGTAATAGAACGTTAATCTTTCCTAGTGGATCCTCAACCTCTTCCTTGATCGGTATTGGTGCTCGCTCTAAAAGTTCTTTCAGTTCACGTTTCTCTTCTTGACGGATAGATACATACTTAAATTCATCAGACATCGAGAATATCCTGAATACATCTATAAGGGAAGTATGTTCAGAAAGGTCTCTATTATATTCGTCAATCGATGAATGTTTGATGTAAAAGTATGATGCAATGCGGCCAAGTTCTGTAGGTTCCACAGCCCCTGATATAGGATCATAAACAATAAGATTTTCTGAACTTAGAATAGTTAAAGCagaatgaataattttttctctGAAATTCACTAATGATGTATCTTTCTCATACTCCTCCACTTTATACAAAATGGGTGACTCCAACATCCGGATATATAGATAGGTATAACTCAGCCACGTCACGGCATTGTGTATGTCTCTTACTGATCCAGAAACTACTTCTGCGTTTAAATTATCCACCAAACGCGAAACAAACTGCGATTCAATAGGCAATTGTTGGTTCAGAACGGCTAGGTAGTATTGTACATCTGTCTGATTCGTTATTATAACACCTTCACCGTGTGTATCATAACGGGGCCTCCCAGCTCTTCCAagcatttgaagaatatctTGGGGTGAAAGTTGCTGCCACGTACCCTTCTCAGGCGAGTATATCTCAGTGCCCTTAATTATTACAGTATGTGCTGGTAAGTTCACACCCCATGCTAGTGTTGCAGTTGATACTAAAACTTGAATCAACCCATCTGCAAATAAATCCTCGGAGAGAGATCGGTCATTTCTACTCAGACCTGCATGATGTATACTAATTCCTGATGTTAAAagctttttcaaatttggatCTTGAATGTTTTCTGATTCTGTCTTCAAGATTTCTTTCGAACCAGCATCACTTTTTCTTAGtttatcaatattatcaGTTTCATGAAGACGGTCCTTTAGCCAGGTTGCAGTTCTGGCAGTCTCCTTTCTAGAGTGTACAAAAACAATTACTTGATGGCCTTCTGATACAGTTTCTAATACTTTGTCGTAACAGGCTTCATTCATAGCTGATAATCGTTTTAACGAATTTTGTTCAGTGATTCCACAAAATTGCTGCGTCAGTGGACATGGTCTGAAAGACGCgtcaaaataaaatatccCTTCCTTTGGTGCTCGCAGGAACCTACCAACGTCTCTGTAATTCGGCAGAGTCGCAGAAATTCCTATTATTCTGGGAGAAGTTTGCAAATGATTTGACCAGAGCGTTCTGGCAACAATAGCCTCGATGACAGGACCTCTTTCATCATGCAATAGATggatttcatcaataattaTAAGTCTtacaaattgaatgaaagaAGTATCTTCGGATTTCCTAGTGACAACATCCCATTTCTCAGGAGTAGACACTAAAATATGAGTCTCGTTTATTTGTTGTCTGGTTAATCTTGAGTCACCTGTTAACTCTGCAACTTTAATACCTAGATAAGAAAGTCTCCTTTGCAGTTCTCTAACTTGCTCTTGGACTAGAGCCTTCAATGGGGCAATAAAAACAGCTTTGAACTTGTCAATGGCCAATTTCTTTGTATTTGGGTTGTAGAAAGATGATAAACTTCGTAGTATCGTCAGGATAGCCACATTAGTTTTCCCTGCACCTGTTGGTGCACAAAGTAAAAGATTataatcattttcaaatgcAGCTGGGAAAACCTTCGATTGTATTGCATTTAGCGTTTCTGTCTCATTGGATGGAAAAGCGTTTTGGGTCCATTTTGGAAAAGCCGATATTGGAATAAGGTCATAATCAAGAGTTGGTTTAGATGGTGCTGGTATGTGTATTTCTTCATAGTGTGGTTTGACTCTTTTAAATGAGCCTTCTGGAAGGGAAACTTTGGTCACTGTCATTAATTTTGAACCTTGATCGAAATTAAGTGTATCAAgattaattatttcttttctccattctccttcttctatttttagtttctttctttcctcAGATCCAATAGTTTCCTCAGGAAGATCGCttattttcctcttttcCCCTATATCATTATTTCCATTTAGTATTAATAATTCCTCTTTATtagtaaaaaaattaatatctGTGAATTGAGATTTAGTTGGGATTTCACTTTCTTCGACATCGTCGGGAATCTCGTCTTCATCCTCGTCCTCGTCTAGTAACATTTCTTCGTCTTGCGGTGCTGAATCCTCATCAGAATCTTCGTTGGCCAGAATTGTGACAGCTTTACTATCATCGATGTTTGATTCTGTACCATGATAATCTGATATATTttgaatcatttttatCAATGCTATGAATttagatttttcaataatgacGCCAAGGTCcttttcaatggattcTCTCCTTTTTTCTATAAAGCCATCtgattccaattcatcttcctttATGGATTGTATTAATATATCTGCCGTATTAACGATAATATCATGTGGGATATCGTTACCAAAGAGATTGGTGACCCATTCCAGAATCTCTTCATAAACCGCCATATTATCCTTATCGGAAGGCTGATAAGCCAATTGTGATATTGATTCGGAATCGAGAATAGAAATATGTTCAGCACTGGTCCTTAGGTTGAGCTTCTCCTTTTTTATTCTTCGTTGTTCTTGTTT is a genomic window containing:
- the RAD3 gene encoding TFIIH/NER complex ATP-dependent 5'-3' DNA helicase subunit RAD3 (ancestral locus Anc_8.237) encodes the protein MKFYIDDLPVLFPYPKIYPEQYHYMCDLKKTLDAGGNSILEMPSGTGKTVSLLSLTIAYQMHYPEHRKIIYCSRTMSEIEKALVELENLMDYRARELGHRENFRGLGLTSRKNLCLHPVVSKERKGTVVDEKCRRMTNGVAKRKLEQDPNADAELCEYHENLYKMEVGDYLPNGVFSFEKLIKYCEERTICPYFVVRRMISMCNIMIYSYHYLLDPKIAERVSNEVSKDSIVIFDEAHNIDNVCIESLSLDLTNDVLRRATKGANALEERIDDVRKVDAQKLQDEYDKLVEGLHTADILPVQEEPFVETPVLSKDLLKEAIPGNIRRAEHFVSFLKRLIEYLKTRMKVLHVISETPKSFLQHLKQLTFIDRKPLRFCSERLSLLVRTLEVTEVEDFTALKDIATFATLISTYEDGFLLIIEPYEIENAAVPNPIMRFTCLDASIAIKPVFERFSSVIITSGTISPLDMYPRMLNFETVLQKSYAMTLAKKSFLPMIVTKGSDQVAISSRFEIRNDPSIVRNYGSMLVEFAKITPDGMVVFFPSYLYMESIVSMWQTMGILDEVWKHKLILVETPDAQETSLALETYRKACSNGRGAILLSVARGKVSEGIDFDHQYGRTVLMIGIPFQYTESRILKARLEFLRENYQIRENDFLSFDAMRHAAQCLGRVLRGKDDYGVMVLADRRFSRKRTQLPKWIAQGLSDADLNLSTDMAISNTKQFLRTMAQPDDPKDQEGVSVWSYDDLMKYQTERKEKQGAHNGVLVDGDQDGDIEMA
- the BRR2 gene encoding ATP-dependent RNA helicase BRR2 (ancestral locus Anc_8.238) — translated: MGVGLRRDIPDEEKELAKKAVNATLEKQEQRRIKKEKLNLRTSAEHISILDSESISQLAYQPSDKDNMAVYEEILEWVTNLFGNDIPHDIIVNTADILIQSIKEDELESDGFIEKRRESIEKDLGVIIEKSKFIALIKMIQNISDYHGTESNIDDSKAVTILANEDSDEDSAPQDEEMLLDEDEDEDEIPDDVEESEIPTKSQFTDINFFTNKEELLILNGNNDIGEKRKISDLPEETIGSEERKKLKIEEGEWRKEIINLDTLNFDQGSKLMTVTKVSLPEGSFKRVKPHYEEIHIPAPSKPTLDYDLIPISAFPKWTQNAFPSNETETLNAIQSKVFPAAFENDYNLLLCAPTGAGKTNVAILTILRSLSSFYNPNTKKLAIDKFKAVFIAPLKALVQEQVRELQRRLSYLGIKVAELTGDSRLTRQQINETHILVSTPEKWDVVTRKSEDTSFIQFVRLIIIDEIHLLHDERGPVIEAIVARTLWSNHLQTSPRIIGISATLPNYRDVGRFLRAPKEGIFYFDASFRPCPLTQQFCGITEQNSLKRLSAMNEACYDKVLETVSEGHQVIVFVHSRKETARTATWLKDRLHETDNIDKLRKSDAGSKEILKTESENIQDPNLKKLLTSGISIHHAGLSRNDRSLSEDLFADGLIQVLVSTATLAWGVNLPAHTVIIKGTEIYSPEKGTWQQLSPQDILQMLGRAGRPRYDTHGEGVIITNQTDVQYYLAVLNQQLPIESQFVSRLVDNLNAEVVSGSVRDIHNAVTWLSYTYLYIRMLESPILYKVEEYEKDTSLVNFREKIIHSALTILSSENLIVYDPISGAVEPTELGRIASYFYIKHSSIDEYNRDLSEHTSLIDVFRIFSMSDEFKYVSIRQEEKRELKELLERAPIPIKEEVEDPLGKINVLLQSYISKLKFEGFALNSDMIFIQQNAGRLLRAMYELCLKRGWSRSTKMLLNLCKSVDKRIWYTSSPLRQFSSCPMEVIKRAEASTLPWHDYLAFKTPAEVGRSIRSEKYGKLVYDLLRRFPQINLRCSIQPITPSLIRFDLELLPDWIWDRKIHGRGESFIIMLEDLDGNEMLYSDSVVITPELIGEEIMLDFSLQLTAAQQKKLPPNLYISVISENWMHCGNQIPVILETIHLPKKFPAPTQLLDVPLIPTSHLENDAFSSLFSFSSFNAIQSNVFDQIYNTDDNVLVSSVKGTGKTTLAEVALLNHWRQNKGRALYICPSQDQINKLSTNWSQKFSELGEGKVINKLGFDLTINLRAIAQSHVVLATPEQFNIVSRKWRQRKNIHRIELVIFDDLHEISHGTEGAVYEAIISRLLFMSAQLETSLRIIALSAPLANARDMSEWLGVNKINIFNFSPEVRNYPLEVHLQSFHGAEKTSFTTPMLKLAYETAFKRRFNDPSSIIYISSVEVLRSATEQIISLSNIDDWDMLNMSEGELSKYVEKISETRIKSLLLHGIGVIYEEMNVKDKKIIETLYAHGVLSFLLVTRQCYSCCPKSDLVTILGTQIFDGRSHRYVQYPVSELLEMVGSIKPKSKSTTAKVLILTDNNKKIYYKKFLSESMPTESFEYFYLHDLFLNEIGNKVLRNKQDCIDLITYSYFYRRIHANPSYYGVKDLSSVGISAYLTEIVENVVKDLVTSSFIEETETNEKDEVLTPLNGCLIASHNDISYHTLYLFSESLSSSSTLQDMLELLADATEFENIPIRRNDFNILMKLSSRLPLKFNGAKQDNSTSFKVFTLLQCYFSRTPIPIELKPDLQAVLRKAVRLVNAIIDILSGNGYLNATTAMDISQMLIQAVWDVDNPLRQIPHFDEDILEKCAKKKIETVYDIMALEDDEREEIMTMANEKLLDVAAFVNNYPNIALNYQIDTSESIHTGEMKKVNVQLTRDDEPESLTVESQEYPFEKLENWWLVLGEISTKDLLAIRKVSLSKETQTFELDFSIENPGQHNLTIWCVCDSYLDADKEVSFDIEVK